The Manihot esculenta cultivar AM560-2 chromosome 11, M.esculenta_v8, whole genome shotgun sequence genome includes a region encoding these proteins:
- the LOC110626239 gene encoding pentatricopeptide repeat-containing protein At3g12770 — translation MSNIFSSHVSQTFDSVAQFLDHSYQTKNVIAIKKLHARLLRTGLLFFSLNIHSRLIFACTTCINKNNLQTLTNCCKFLNPINPLPFNLLLSNFCRNGFPLLALKTCSLMHITSVSLDTYAWCSSLKASSSMEDVNFGKQIHAHVTKSGWLSSVFVGSALIDLYAKSSFVGHAAMVFDEIPVKNTVCANALLSGYVEGKLWDQGIKLLRNMPCLSLDYDHFTLAAMLRTCAGLSAIELGRQVHAYLTRKINDLGNDVFLQSSLIEMYGKCGFVEKALQVFNLEGYKLGGKVNRDIVLWTSMLGAYGRNGHFNKVIELYKEMLKEGITPDEVAYVTVISACGHTGQLQLGIEYFKSMSLDFNLNPGMEHYSSVIDLLCRAGELDKAWKLMNEMLTKGQVNPCISMWGALLSACEEHGNIEIGKLAAQEALKLEPQNAGIYVMLSNLYARFDMWDEIGQLREIIKDRGLKKDVGCSWIEVTR, via the coding sequence ATGTCCAATATTTTCAGTTCCCATGTCAGCCAAACCTTTGATTCTGTTGCTCAATTCTTAGATCATTCATATCAAACTAAGAATGTCATAGCCATTAAGAAGCTCCATGCTCGTCTGCTGAGGACAGGCTTACTCTTTTTCTCACTTAACATCCACTCTAGGCTCATTTTCGCCTGCACCACATGCATCAACAAAAACAACCTCCAAACCTTAACCAATTGCTGCAAATTCCTAAACCCTATAAACCCATTACCCTTCAATCTACTATTATCTAATTTCTGTCGAAATGGGTTCCCTTTATTAGCACTAAAAACCTGCTCTCTCATGCATATAACCAGTGTTTCTTTAGATACTTATGCTTGGTGTAGTTCCTTAAAAGCTTCCTCTTCTATGGAAGATGTGAACTTTGGTAAACAGATACATGCCCATGTGACGAAATCAGGTTGGTTATCCAGTGTGTTTGTGGGTAGTGCTTTGATCGATCTATATGCAAAGTCGTCGTTTGTTGGTCATGCGGCAATGGTGTTTGATGAAATTCCAGTGAAGAACACAGTTTGTGCAAATGCTCTTTTATCAGGTTATGTTGAGGGTAAACTGTGGGATCAGGGAATTAAATTGCTAAGGAATATGCCCTGTTTGAGTTTGGATTATGACCATTTCACATTAGCGGCAATGCTACGGACATGCGCGGGGCTTTCTGCTATTGAACTAGGCAGACAAGTGCACGCCTATTTAACACGTAAAATTAATGATTTGGGAAATGATGTTTTCTTGCAGAGTTCATTGATTGAAATGTATGGCAAGTGTGGTTTTGTAGAGAAGGCTTTGCAGGTCTTCAACTTGGAGGGATATAAGTTGGGTGGAAAGGTCAATAGGGATATTGTTTTGTGGACTTCAATGCTAGGTGCATATGGTAGAAATGGGCATTTTAACAAAGTGATTGAACTATACAAAGAGATGTTAAAAGAAGGCATCACACCAGATGAGGTGGCATATGTTACTGTCATCTCTGCTTGTGGTCACACTGGCCAACTGCAACTTGGAATTGAGTATTTCAAATCAATGTCTCTGGACTTTAACTTGAATCCTGGCATGGAGCACTACAGCAGTGTTATTGATTTACTTTGTAGGGCTGGTGAGTTAGATAAAGCCTGGAAGCTGATGAACGAGATGCTCACTAAAGGGCAAGTGAATCCCTGCATTTCGATGTGGGGGGCTTTGCTTAGTGCTTGTGAAGAACATGGGAATATTGAGATTGGTAAATTAGCTGCTCAAGAGGCACTCAAGTTGGAGCCTCAGAATGCTGGGATCTATGTTATGTTATCAAATTTATATGCTAGGTTTGATATGTGGGATGAGATTGGCCAGCTGAGGGAAATAATTAAAGATAGAGGACTAAAGAAAGATGTAGGATGTAGTTGGATTGAAGTCACAAGATAA